CTCGCCGAAGCGCTGCTGGAGCCGCTCCAACCCGGTGTACTGCGGCGTGAGACCGCACTTCGACGCCACGTTGACCACCAGCAACGCCTTGCCCCGCAACGATCCCAGGCTGCTCGGCTCGCCGGCCAGGGTGTTCACGGCGATGTCGTGGATGCTCATGCCTCCACCCTACGGGGACGGAAGACGGTGACCACGACCCGTAGGCCGAGCAGCACGCTGATGACCAGCAGGTTGTAGCCGAAGACCTGGTACAGCGTGATGTCCGGGGTGACGTTCGGACCACCGTCAGCGCCGAGCAACAGGACCGCCATCAAGCCGGCCGTTGCGCCGAGAACGGTGAGCATCACCTGGTGCAGCAAGGAGGTGATGAACTGGCGGTCCCGGTCGTCTGCGAACAGGCGCATGTTCAAGCCCAGTCGCCCCTGTTCCAGGGCGCTGGAGATGCGTTCCGCCCGCCGGGGCAGGCGTTTGAGCAACGGCAGCATGGACGCCAGTTCCGCGGACACCGTGGTGCGCAACGACTCCGGCGTGAGGCGTTCACTGAACTGCTTGTCCGCGAACGCCCTCGACTCGACCACGATGTTGAACCCGGGTGACAGCGCGCCCAGCGTGCCCTCGACGGTGGCCAGCGCCCGGAACACCGCGGCGATCTCCGGCGGGATGCTCAACCCGTACCGGTAGACCAGCTTGAACAGGTCGCCGAACATCTCGACGTCCGGCCGCATCCCGGCGCTGAGGTGCCGGGCCATGAACTGCCCGAGCGCGCGTTCCAGCTGCTGCTCGTCGATCTCGTCGGGCCGGGCGACCAGTTCCAGCAGGGCGTCGCGCAGGCCGGCGGGGTCGCCGTGGTCGATGGCGAGCAGCATCTTGCCCAGCGCGGACCGGAGTTGGGCGTCGATGCGGCCCACGGAACCGAAGTCGAGCAGGCCCAGGCGGCCGTCGTGCAGCAGCATGATGTTGCCGGGGTGCGGGTCGGCGTGGAAGACGCCGTTGAGCATCACCTGGCGCAGCAGCACGTCCAGCAGCGACTTGGCCAGTGCGTCGCGGTCGACGGAGTCCAGCGGAGCCGACCGCAGGGGCACGCCGTCGAGCCGGTCCATCACGAGAACCCTTGCGGTGCACAGGTCTTCGTGCGCGCGGGGCAGGACGACGCCGTTCTCGCCGGACGCCGCCCGCACCGCGACCAGGTTGCGCGCCTCGACCCGGAAGTCCAGTTCCTCGCGCAGCGCGGCGGAGAACCCGGCGGCCAGGTCGCGCACGCCGATCGCGCGGCCCCACCGGGTCCGGTCGTGCAGGGTGGCGGCGAGCCGGTTCACGATGTCCAGGTCGCCCTCCGCGACCCGCCGCACCCCGGGTCGCTGCACCTTCACCACGACCTCCTCGCCCGACTTCAGCCGCGCCCGGTGCACCTGCGCCACGGACGCCGCCGCGATGGGCGTCTGGTCGAACTCGGCGAACACGTCCTCGGGCGCCCCGATCTCGGCCACCAGCACCTCCCGCACGTCCGCCCACGGCGCGGCGGGCACCTTGTCCTGCAACAAGGTCAGCTCGTCGACGACGTCGGGCGGCAGCAGGTCCGGCCGGGTCGACAGCACCTGGCCGAGCTTCACGAACGTCACCCCGGCCTCTTCCAGCGCGAGCCGCAGCGACCGCGCGACCCGCGTGTCGGTGCGCTCCCGCCCGCGCAGGTAGGGGCCGAGGCCGTGGCGGAACGCGATGGCGGTGATGCGCGAGTACCGGCGGGTGCGGGCGACCCGGGCGCGGGCCGCCCGCCACCACTCGGTGGGCGGCGGGATCGACCCGGTGGGCACGACGACCTCGGCGAAGGCCAGCAGGCCGATCGTCACGAGCAGCGAGATGCCGAACTGGACGGTGCTCAACGCGCCCGTCACCTCGTCCGGCGTGTCCGACAGCACCCCGGCGCTGATCGACAACCCCAGCAGGCACGCGAAGGTCGTGCGGATGAGCCCGACCCGCAGCCCGAGGATGCGGCGGGCGGCCAGCGCCATGCCGAGCACCAGCGCCAGGAACGTCAGCGGCACGCCGACGGTGTAGAGCAGGAAGTCGTCCATCTGTCCCCCAGACCGGTTCTCCGGCGGAGGATAGAGCGGTCCACCTGAGACCCGGGCGTCACTGTCCCAGGTGGGCGGTGAAGAACTCGGCGAGCTTGTCGACCGCGGCGCCGACGTGCCGGTCCCGGTCGTACAGGTCGACGTGGCTCGCTCCCTCGAGCCAGTGCAGCTCCCCGGTCCCGGCGGCGCGCTGGTGGACCTCGACGGCCATCCACGAGGTGACCGCCCGCGTCCCCACGACCTGGAGCAGCGGGCGCGGGGCGATGAGCGGCACGGCGTGGAAGGCGTCGAACGCGGCCAGCTTGTCGACGCTGTCCCACACGAAGGCCTTCGCCGACCGTTCGTGCGCGCCGCGCGGGGTGCAGTAGTACTCGAAGCCCTCGACACCGTGCTCACCGCCGAGGGCGGCGGCCTGGTCGGCGGTCTCCGGGAACACCGGCAACGCGCCGGGGTCCTCGCCGCGCGCGGCGGCGATGCGGGCTCGGGCGGCGGCGGCGAGCAGGCCGCGGAAGACGGCCGGGTCCTGGGTGCCGTCGGCGCCGAGGCGGAACTGGCGGGCGACGTCCACGCCGCTGACCGTGGCGACGGCCTTGACCCGCTGGTCGCCACCGGCGGCGGACAGGGAGTACCCGCCGGACGCGCAGATGCCCAGCACCCCGATGCGGTCGGGGTCGACCTCGGCGCGGGTGGAGAGGAAGGAGACGGCCCCCTTGAAGTCCTCGACGCGCCGGGCGGGGTCCTCCAGGCCGCGCGGCAGCCCGCCGGACTCGCCCTGGTGGGCGGCGTCGAAGGCGAGCGTGACGAAGCCGCGCTCCGCGAGCCTCCGCGCGTAGGTGCCGGCGGCTTGCTCCTTCACGCCGGTGCCGGGGTGGCCGACGACGAGCGCGGGCCGCGGGCCGGACGCCGGCGCGTCCGGGGTGTGCAGGTGGCCGGCGAGCGTGATGCCGGCGCTGTCGAAGCTGACGGGGGTGGTGGACATCGGAGGCGTTCTCCTCGAAGCGGTGGTGGTCTGGCGACCTCTACGTTCCGCTCTGCCCGCCCCGGCCGGGAGAGACGGGTTTGTGCCTGGGAAAGAACCTGCCCCCTCACGCACGGCCCGCGCGCCCGACACTGGAGGCATGAGCCACGACCCCGACGCCAAGGCGCTGGGCGCATTCCTCAAGGCCCGCCGGTCCCAGCTGACCCCGGGCGACTGCGGCCTGCCCGAGACCTCCGCCCGCCGGGTCGCCGGACTGCGCCGCGAGGAGGTCGCCCGGCTCGCCGCCATCAGCGTCGACTACTACACGCGCCTGGAACAGGGCCGCGTCCGCGCCTCCGCGTCCGCGCTGGAGACCCTGGTCCGCGCCCTGCGGCTGGACGACGACCAGCAGAAGT
This DNA window, taken from Saccharothrix variisporea, encodes the following:
- a CDS encoding ABC1 kinase family protein, encoding MDDFLLYTVGVPLTFLALVLGMALAARRILGLRVGLIRTTFACLLGLSISAGVLSDTPDEVTGALSTVQFGISLLVTIGLLAFAEVVVPTGSIPPPTEWWRAARARVARTRRYSRITAIAFRHGLGPYLRGRERTDTRVARSLRLALEEAGVTFVKLGQVLSTRPDLLPPDVVDELTLLQDKVPAAPWADVREVLVAEIGAPEDVFAEFDQTPIAAASVAQVHRARLKSGEEVVVKVQRPGVRRVAEGDLDIVNRLAATLHDRTRWGRAIGVRDLAAGFSAALREELDFRVEARNLVAVRAASGENGVVLPRAHEDLCTARVLVMDRLDGVPLRSAPLDSVDRDALAKSLLDVLLRQVMLNGVFHADPHPGNIMLLHDGRLGLLDFGSVGRIDAQLRSALGKMLLAIDHGDPAGLRDALLELVARPDEIDEQQLERALGQFMARHLSAGMRPDVEMFGDLFKLVYRYGLSIPPEIAAVFRALATVEGTLGALSPGFNIVVESRAFADKQFSERLTPESLRTTVSAELASMLPLLKRLPRRAERISSALEQGRLGLNMRLFADDRDRQFITSLLHQVMLTVLGATAGLMAVLLLGADGGPNVTPDITLYQVFGYNLLVISVLLGLRVVVTVFRPRRVEA
- a CDS encoding alpha/beta hydrolase; the encoded protein is MSTTPVSFDSAGITLAGHLHTPDAPASGPRPALVVGHPGTGVKEQAAGTYARRLAERGFVTLAFDAAHQGESGGLPRGLEDPARRVEDFKGAVSFLSTRAEVDPDRIGVLGICASGGYSLSAAGGDQRVKAVATVSGVDVARQFRLGADGTQDPAVFRGLLAAAARARIAAARGEDPGALPVFPETADQAAALGGEHGVEGFEYYCTPRGAHERSAKAFVWDSVDKLAAFDAFHAVPLIAPRPLLQVVGTRAVTSWMAVEVHQRAAGTGELHWLEGASHVDLYDRDRHVGAAVDKLAEFFTAHLGQ